Proteins encoded within one genomic window of Tabrizicola piscis:
- a CDS encoding substrate-binding domain-containing protein: MRNAILVAVMAVTGFSSAALAEGKKIGVSWASFQEERWKIDEAAMVAAIEAAGNTYVNADAQSSSTKQLADIEALITQGVDALIINAWDKDAIGPAIELAAAQGIPVVGYDRLIEDDRTFYLTFDNVGVGRIIAETIFAQVPTGNYAIIKGDPGDPNAGFLLQGMMSVIQGAVDSGDIKIVGEAFSDGWKPESAQTNMEQILTANNNEVDAVLSQNDGMAGGVVAALGAQGLVIPVGGQDGDLAAINRVARGTQTVSVWKDARQLGKAAGEIASALADGASLDSIEGATKFSGGEKGVEMNAILLAPTPLTKDNLNVAIDAGHITKEQACEGAMAGVVGCE; encoded by the coding sequence ATGCGTAACGCAATTCTCGTCGCCGTGATGGCGGTGACTGGCTTTTCGTCGGCTGCGCTTGCTGAAGGCAAGAAGATCGGCGTCAGCTGGGCTTCGTTCCAGGAAGAGCGCTGGAAGATCGACGAAGCCGCGATGGTCGCCGCCATCGAGGCTGCCGGAAACACCTATGTGAACGCTGACGCTCAGTCGTCGTCCACCAAGCAGCTGGCCGACATCGAAGCGCTGATCACCCAGGGTGTTGACGCCCTGATCATCAACGCCTGGGACAAGGACGCCATCGGCCCGGCCATCGAACTGGCCGCCGCTCAGGGCATCCCGGTCGTCGGCTATGACCGCCTGATCGAAGATGACCGCACCTTCTACCTGACCTTCGACAACGTCGGCGTCGGCCGGATCATCGCCGAAACCATCTTTGCCCAGGTCCCGACCGGCAACTACGCCATCATCAAGGGCGACCCGGGTGACCCGAACGCCGGCTTCCTGCTGCAGGGCATGATGTCCGTCATTCAGGGTGCCGTGGATTCGGGCGACATCAAGATTGTCGGCGAAGCGTTCTCGGACGGCTGGAAGCCGGAAAGCGCCCAGACCAACATGGAACAGATCCTGACCGCCAACAACAACGAGGTTGACGCGGTCCTGTCCCAGAACGACGGCATGGCCGGCGGTGTGGTTGCAGCACTTGGCGCACAAGGTCTGGTGATCCCGGTCGGTGGCCAGGACGGTGACCTTGCAGCCATCAACCGTGTGGCCCGCGGCACCCAGACCGTTTCGGTCTGGAAAGACGCGCGTCAGCTTGGCAAGGCCGCTGGCGAAATCGCCTCGGCTCTGGCTGACGGTGCATCGCTGGACAGCATCGAAGGTGCGACCAAGTTCTCGGGCGGTGAGAAGGGCGTTGAAATGAACGCCATCCTGCTGGCTCCGACGCCGCTGACCAAGGACAACCTGAACGTCGCCATCGACGCAGGTCACATCACCAAAGAGCAAGCCTGCGAAGGCGCCATGGCCGGCGTCGTCGGCTGCGAGTGA
- a CDS encoding sugar ABC transporter permease, which produces MTDTSLKISHDAQPGPVTRFLRATEIDTRLLGMFGALLLIWIGFHLYPGLRDFVQTLLGAVFGGEGSVGEAFALLNPVVVWEKGSFLTPQNLWFLSVQSASIGIMATGMVLVIITRNIDLSVGAILGVTGMMMGLFQVEWLPQYLGLGHPMIWVLTVILGIFVGGSIGAFQGSLIAYRGIPSFIVTLGGLLIWRGFAFLSANGRTISPVDSTFQLLGGGPYGAVGETGSYIVGAIAIVAILYLIYSGRQSRKRHDFPLRPMWAEVTMAILGCGLVIGAVLVVNAYPWPKGILKQQNLPEDTFVSHGFAIPVLIMVAVAIAMTILMNRTRFGRYVFAIGGNPEAAALSGINVKWMTLKIFALMGALAGLSAVIASARLNSATNALGLLDELYVIAAAVIGGTSLAGGVGTIYGAILGAFVMQSLKSGMVLIGFDTAVQQIVVGTVLVVAVYLDNVYRRRAK; this is translated from the coding sequence ATGACCGACACATCCCTGAAAATCTCCCATGACGCGCAGCCGGGCCCTGTGACCCGCTTTCTGCGCGCAACTGAAATCGACACCCGCCTTCTGGGCATGTTCGGTGCGCTGCTGCTGATCTGGATCGGGTTCCATCTCTACCCCGGCCTGCGCGATTTCGTTCAGACCCTGCTGGGGGCGGTCTTCGGCGGCGAAGGCAGCGTAGGCGAGGCCTTCGCCCTGCTGAACCCGGTGGTGGTGTGGGAAAAGGGGTCGTTCCTGACCCCGCAGAACCTGTGGTTCCTTAGCGTGCAAAGCGCGTCGATCGGCATCATGGCCACGGGGATGGTGCTGGTCATCATCACGCGCAACATCGACCTGTCGGTCGGGGCCATTCTGGGTGTGACCGGCATGATGATGGGCCTTTTCCAGGTCGAATGGCTGCCGCAATACCTTGGCCTTGGCCACCCGATGATCTGGGTGCTGACCGTGATCCTTGGCATCTTCGTCGGCGGGTCGATCGGGGCCTTCCAAGGCTCGCTCATTGCCTATCGCGGGATCCCGTCCTTCATCGTCACGCTGGGCGGTCTGCTGATCTGGCGCGGCTTTGCCTTCCTGTCGGCCAACGGCCGCACGATCTCGCCCGTTGACAGCACCTTCCAGTTGCTGGGCGGCGGGCCCTATGGCGCTGTGGGTGAAACCGGCAGCTACATCGTTGGTGCGATTGCCATCGTGGCGATCCTTTACCTGATCTACTCGGGCCGCCAATCGCGTAAACGCCACGACTTCCCCCTGCGCCCCATGTGGGCCGAAGTGACGATGGCGATCCTTGGCTGCGGCCTTGTGATTGGCGCAGTGCTGGTCGTGAACGCCTACCCATGGCCCAAAGGCATCCTGAAGCAGCAGAACCTGCCCGAGGATACCTTCGTCAGCCACGGCTTCGCAATCCCCGTCCTGATCATGGTGGCCGTCGCCATCGCGATGACCATCCTGATGAACCGCACCCGCTTTGGCCGCTATGTCTTTGCCATCGGCGGCAACCCCGAAGCGGCGGCCCTGTCCGGCATCAACGTCAAATGGATGACGCTTAAGATCTTCGCCCTGATGGGTGCGCTGGCCGGCCTTTCCGCCGTCATCGCCTCGGCCCGCCTGAACTCTGCCACCAACGCACTGGGCCTCTTGGACGAGCTTTACGTCATCGCCGCCGCCGTCATCGGGGGCACCTCGCTGGCCGGGGGCGTCGGCACGATTTACGGCGCGATCCTTGGCGCCTTCGTGATGCAATCGCTGAAATCCGGGATGGTGCTGATCGGGTTCGACACCGCCGTGCAGCAGATCGTGGTGGGCACCGTTCTGGTGGTGGCCGTCTATCTTGACAACGTTTACCGCCGCCGCGCGAAATAA
- a CDS encoding ATP-binding cassette domain-containing protein, translated as MTKTGTPLVEMRDISISFGGIKAVDHVTVDLYPGEVVGLLGHNGAGKSTLIKCLSGAYKADAGQILINGQEVEINNPRDARTQNIETIYQTLALADNLDAASNLFLGRELVNGMGFVDESAMEAETRKIMGRLNPNFRKFNVPVSALSGGQRQSVAIARAVYFNAKILIMDEPTAALGPHETQMVSELIQELKAQGLGIFLIEHDIHNVMKLCDRASVMKNGQLVGTVNVNEVTDEDILGMIILGKKPALAA; from the coding sequence ATGACCAAAACGGGAACTCCGCTGGTCGAGATGCGCGACATCTCGATCTCCTTCGGCGGGATCAAGGCCGTCGATCACGTCACCGTCGATCTTTACCCGGGTGAGGTTGTGGGCCTGCTGGGCCATAACGGCGCGGGCAAGTCGACGCTGATCAAGTGCCTGTCCGGCGCCTACAAGGCCGATGCCGGGCAGATCCTGATCAACGGGCAGGAGGTTGAGATCAACAACCCCCGCGACGCCCGCACGCAAAACATCGAGACGATCTACCAGACCCTTGCGCTGGCCGATAACCTTGACGCCGCCTCGAACCTGTTCCTGGGGCGCGAGTTGGTGAACGGCATGGGCTTCGTCGACGAATCCGCGATGGAAGCTGAAACCCGCAAGATCATGGGCCGTCTCAACCCCAACTTCCGCAAGTTCAACGTGCCAGTGTCGGCCCTGTCCGGCGGTCAGCGCCAGTCGGTCGCCATCGCCCGCGCGGTCTACTTCAACGCCAAGATCCTGATCATGGACGAACCCACCGCCGCGCTTGGCCCGCATGAAACGCAGATGGTGTCGGAACTGATCCAGGAGCTGAAGGCGCAAGGTCTTGGCATCTTCCTGATCGAACATGACATCCACAACGTGATGAAGCTGTGCGACCGGGCAAGCGTGATGAAGAACGGCCAGTTGGTCGGCACCGTGAACGTCAACGAAGTGACCGATGAAGACATCCTTGGCATGATCATCCTGGGCAAGAAGCCGGCACTGGCGGCCTGA
- the xylB gene encoding xylulokinase has product MYIGLDLGTSGLKGILIGEDQTVLAEATAPLTVQRPAEGWSEQSPSDWISAAEAVLDQLAAKGLGQVRGIGLSGHMHGATLLDAGDEVLRPCILWNDTRSHEEAAELDGDPMFRRLTGNIVFPGFTAPKLMWVRTHEPRIWDRVAKILLPKDYLRLWLTGDHVGEMSDAAGTSWLDTGKRDWSDDLLAATGLTRSHMPRLVEGSAISGQLRDALAARWGLPKGVVIAGGGGDNAASGVGVGVVRAGEAFVSLGTSGVLFAANDGYQPDPATAVHTFCHALPNTWHQMGVILAATDALNWYAKLTGTDAAKLTGELGALQAPGKTVFLPYLGGERTPLNSATVRGAFTGLEHATDRAAGTRAVLEGVTYAIRDSRDALAATGTQLEHLLAVGGGSRSDYWLRLIATALDCPVQLPVAGDFGGAFGAARLGLMAATGAGAEIATLPKIARVIDPDPTLKDAFDAGHARFRAAQSAIKDLK; this is encoded by the coding sequence ATGTATATCGGCCTTGATCTGGGCACCTCCGGCCTGAAGGGCATTCTCATCGGCGAGGATCAGACCGTTCTCGCCGAGGCGACCGCCCCCCTTACCGTCCAACGCCCGGCTGAGGGTTGGAGCGAGCAATCCCCCTCCGACTGGATCTCCGCGGCCGAGGCGGTGCTGGACCAGCTTGCCGCCAAGGGCCTTGGGCAGGTCCGTGGCATCGGACTTTCTGGCCACATGCACGGCGCTACCCTGCTGGACGCCGGGGACGAAGTGTTGCGCCCCTGCATCCTGTGGAACGACACCCGCAGCCACGAGGAAGCAGCCGAGCTTGACGGCGACCCGATGTTCCGCCGCCTGACCGGCAACATCGTCTTCCCCGGCTTCACCGCGCCGAAACTGATGTGGGTCCGCACGCACGAGCCCCGGATCTGGGACCGTGTGGCGAAAATCCTGCTGCCGAAGGATTACCTGCGCCTCTGGCTGACCGGCGATCATGTCGGTGAGATGTCGGATGCCGCTGGCACAAGCTGGCTGGATACCGGCAAGCGTGACTGGTCCGATGATCTTCTGGCCGCCACTGGCCTGACCCGCAGCCACATGCCCCGGCTTGTCGAAGGCTCTGCCATCTCCGGCCAGCTGCGCGATGCGTTGGCCGCCCGCTGGGGCCTGCCGAAAGGCGTGGTCATCGCCGGGGGTGGCGGTGACAACGCGGCCTCGGGCGTGGGTGTCGGCGTCGTGCGGGCGGGGGAGGCGTTTGTCTCGCTTGGCACGTCCGGCGTGCTTTTCGCGGCGAATGACGGCTACCAGCCCGACCCCGCCACTGCCGTCCACACCTTCTGCCACGCGCTGCCAAACACTTGGCACCAGATGGGCGTGATCCTGGCCGCGACCGACGCGCTCAATTGGTACGCCAAGCTGACCGGCACCGATGCCGCCAAGCTGACGGGCGAGCTTGGGGCGCTTCAGGCCCCCGGCAAGACCGTGTTCCTGCCCTACCTCGGCGGTGAGCGTACCCCCCTGAACTCCGCCACCGTCCGTGGCGCTTTCACCGGGCTCGAACATGCCACCGACCGCGCCGCAGGCACCCGCGCTGTGCTGGAAGGCGTGACCTATGCCATCCGCGACAGCCGCGACGCCCTTGCCGCCACCGGCACCCAGCTGGAGCATCTGCTGGCCGTCGGCGGCGGCTCACGCTCGGACTACTGGCTACGCCTCATCGCCACGGCACTCGACTGCCCCGTCCAACTCCCCGTCGCGGGGGACTTCGGCGGTGCTTTCGGGGCGGCCCGCCTTGGCCTGATGGCCGCCACCGGCGCGGGGGCCGAGATTGCCACCCTGCCAAAGATCGCCCGGGTCATCGACCCCGACCCCACCCTGAAAGACGCATTCGATGCAGGCCACGCCCGCTTCCGCGCCGCCCAATCTGCCATCAAGGATCTGAAATGA
- the xylA gene encoding xylose isomerase, with protein sequence MTDFFKGIPAVKYEGPSSKNEFAFRHYNPDEVILGKRMEDHLRFAVAYWHSFAWPGGDPFGGQTFDRPWFGDTMALAKMKADVAFEMFDILGQPFYCFHDADMRPEGANFAESLKNLNEIADYLGEKQTKHKTKLLWGTANLFSHRRWMSGAATNPDPDVYAYAAATVKANMDVTHRLGGQNYVLWGGREGYETLLNTDLKAERAHAGRFLQQVVEYKHKIGFNGAILIEPKPQEPSKHQYDYDVATVYGFLVEFGLEKEVQVNIEQGHAILAGHSFEHEIGLAAALGIFGSIDMNRNDYQSGWDTDQFPNNHAEKAVAFYEILKAGGFTTGGVNFDAKIRRQSLDPEDLILAHVGGMDTCARALKSAAALMESGEMEAAVKARYAGWSDPKAQAMLKGSLEDAAARVIAEKIEPQPKSGRQERLENLWNRYV encoded by the coding sequence ATGACCGATTTTTTCAAAGGCATCCCCGCCGTCAAATACGAAGGCCCTTCGTCCAAGAACGAATTCGCCTTCCGCCATTACAACCCGGATGAGGTGATCCTTGGCAAGCGGATGGAAGACCATCTGCGCTTCGCCGTCGCCTATTGGCACAGCTTCGCCTGGCCGGGTGGTGACCCCTTCGGCGGTCAGACCTTTGACCGTCCTTGGTTCGGCGACACCATGGCACTGGCGAAGATGAAGGCCGATGTGGCCTTCGAGATGTTCGATATCCTCGGCCAGCCCTTCTACTGCTTCCACGACGCCGACATGCGCCCCGAGGGCGCGAATTTCGCCGAAAGCCTGAAGAACCTGAACGAGATTGCCGATTACCTTGGCGAAAAGCAGACCAAGCACAAAACCAAGCTCCTCTGGGGCACCGCCAACCTCTTCTCCCACCGCCGCTGGATGTCGGGTGCCGCCACCAACCCCGACCCGGACGTCTACGCCTACGCCGCCGCCACCGTGAAGGCGAACATGGACGTGACGCACCGCCTTGGCGGGCAGAACTACGTCCTCTGGGGCGGGCGTGAGGGGTATGAGACGCTCCTGAACACCGACCTCAAGGCCGAACGCGCCCATGCCGGGCGGTTCCTCCAGCAGGTGGTGGAGTACAAGCACAAGATCGGCTTCAACGGCGCGATCCTGATCGAACCGAAGCCGCAGGAGCCGTCAAAGCACCAGTACGACTACGACGTCGCCACGGTCTACGGCTTCCTGGTGGAGTTCGGGCTGGAAAAGGAAGTTCAGGTCAACATCGAACAGGGCCACGCCATCCTTGCTGGCCACAGCTTCGAGCATGAGATCGGGCTCGCGGCGGCTTTGGGCATCTTCGGCTCCATCGACATGAACCGGAACGACTATCAGTCCGGCTGGGACACCGACCAGTTCCCGAACAACCACGCCGAAAAGGCCGTGGCCTTCTATGAGATCCTGAAAGCAGGCGGCTTCACCACCGGCGGCGTGAACTTTGACGCCAAGATCCGCCGCCAGTCGCTGGACCCGGAGGACCTGATCCTTGCCCATGTCGGCGGCATGGACACCTGCGCCCGCGCGCTGAAATCGGCCGCTGCCCTGATGGAAAGCGGTGAGATGGAGGCGGCTGTGAAGGCCCGCTACGCAGGCTGGTCTGACCCCAAGGCGCAAGCGATGCTGAAGGGCAGCCTTGAAGACGCAGCGGCCCGCGTGATCGCCGAAAAGATCGAACCGCAGCCGAAATCCGGCCGGCAAGAGCGGCTGGAAAACCTGTGGAATCGCTACGTCTGA
- a CDS encoding YihY/virulence factor BrkB family protein has product MIWIGRFWKFLVAVSTRVGNGHFGLIAAGVAFYAMFAVFPGLGAAVALWGLVADPNVITGYLAIAERFLPPDARTLIHDQVIGLVTAPKATLGWTTALSVAIALYSARAGVSALVQGLDVVHRAQPRGWIRGVAVDLLLTVALIGALFVALLTVVVVPILLSYIKLGTFGAWLLQVLPWVAMFLLVLTCLSILYRFGPNVGRRRRSTWITVGVLVAAIAWAIVSFAFSTYLANFNNYNAIYGSIGAVIILMVWLYLSVWAVLLGGAINAELDAEEW; this is encoded by the coding sequence ATGATCTGGATCGGACGGTTTTGGAAGTTCCTGGTGGCGGTCTCGACGCGGGTGGGCAACGGCCACTTTGGGTTGATTGCTGCCGGCGTGGCGTTTTACGCGATGTTCGCGGTGTTTCCCGGCCTTGGGGCGGCGGTGGCCCTGTGGGGCTTGGTGGCGGACCCGAATGTGATCACCGGCTATCTGGCCATAGCCGAGCGGTTCCTGCCGCCGGACGCCCGCACCCTGATCCATGACCAGGTGATTGGGCTGGTCACTGCACCAAAGGCGACGCTGGGCTGGACGACGGCGCTGTCGGTTGCCATTGCGCTTTATTCCGCGCGGGCGGGGGTGTCGGCACTGGTGCAGGGGCTGGACGTGGTGCACCGGGCGCAGCCTCGGGGCTGGATCCGGGGCGTGGCGGTCGATCTGCTGCTGACCGTGGCGCTGATCGGTGCGCTGTTCGTGGCGCTGTTGACGGTGGTCGTGGTGCCGATCCTGCTAAGCTACATCAAGCTGGGGACCTTTGGTGCCTGGCTGTTGCAGGTGCTGCCTTGGGTGGCGATGTTCCTGCTGGTACTGACCTGCCTGTCGATCCTGTACCGCTTTGGCCCGAACGTCGGGCGGCGGCGGCGGTCGACCTGGATCACCGTGGGGGTGCTGGTGGCGGCAATTGCTTGGGCGATCGTGTCGTTCGCCTTCTCGACCTATCTGGCGAACTTCAACAATTACAACGCGATCTACGGGTCGATCGGGGCGGTCATCATCCTGATGGTGTGGCTGTACCTGAGCGTCTGGGCCGTGCTGCTGGGCGGCGCGATCAACGCCGAGCTTGACGCCGAGGAATGGTGA
- the mgrA gene encoding L-glyceraldehyde 3-phosphate reductase, whose product MTYTPREDRYDRMIYRRCGRSGLQLPAISLGLWHNFGHDTPHATKQAICRTAFDHGITHFDLANNYGPPAGSAEEAFGELLRTDFRSHRDELIISSKAGYHMWNGPYGEWGSRKYMIASCDQSLKRMGLDYVDIFYSHRFDPDTPLEETMGALDHIVRSGRAQYVGISSYNSQRTREAVAILKDLGTPLLIHQPSYNILNRWVETDGLKDTLADLGVGSIAFIPLAQGLLTNKYLNGIPAGSRATQGKSLDPAVVEKAVVSVRKLNDMATARGQTLAQMALAWVLRGGGVTSALIGASKPEQVEDCAAAIRNLDFSAEELAGIDAISEEKAINLWAKSSSD is encoded by the coding sequence ATGACCTATACCCCCCGCGAAGACCGGTATGACCGGATGATCTACCGCCGCTGCGGCCGCTCCGGCCTGCAACTACCGGCGATCAGCCTTGGCCTGTGGCACAACTTCGGCCACGACACGCCGCATGCCACCAAGCAGGCGATCTGCCGCACTGCCTTTGACCATGGCATCACCCACTTCGACCTTGCCAATAACTACGGCCCCCCCGCCGGCAGCGCCGAGGAGGCGTTTGGGGAACTCCTCCGCACCGATTTCCGTTCCCACCGGGATGAGCTGATCATTTCCTCCAAGGCCGGCTACCACATGTGGAATGGCCCCTACGGGGAATGGGGCAGCCGAAAGTACATGATCGCCTCCTGCGACCAGTCGTTGAAGCGGATGGGCCTTGATTACGTCGACATCTTCTATTCCCACCGCTTCGACCCCGACACGCCGCTGGAAGAAACCATGGGCGCTTTGGATCATATCGTGCGGTCAGGCCGGGCGCAGTATGTCGGCATCTCCAGCTACAACAGCCAGCGCACGCGCGAGGCTGTGGCGATCCTGAAAGACCTTGGCACACCGCTGCTGATCCACCAGCCCAGCTACAACATCCTGAACCGATGGGTGGAAACCGATGGGCTGAAGGACACGCTGGCCGACCTTGGCGTCGGCTCCATCGCCTTCATTCCCTTGGCGCAGGGCCTGCTGACGAACAAGTACCTGAACGGCATCCCTGCAGGCAGCCGCGCGACACAAGGCAAATCGCTGGATCCTGCCGTGGTGGAAAAGGCGGTTGTTTCAGTCCGCAAGCTGAACGACATGGCGACTGCGCGGGGGCAGACCTTGGCGCAGATGGCGCTGGCTTGGGTCTTGCGGGGCGGTGGCGTCACCAGCGCGCTGATCGGGGCGTCAAAGCCGGAACAGGTGGAAGACTGCGCCGCCGCGATCCGCAACCTTGACTTCTCGGCAGAAGAACTGGCCGGGATCGACGCGATTTCCGAAGAAAAGGCCATCAACCTCTGGGCCAAATCCTCATCTGACTAG
- a CDS encoding tetratricopeptide repeat protein, with the protein MFIRLVGVFEVRDDSGRDCTPRGAKARAILAMLCQTPDRRRARRWLEARLWSDRGAEQASGSLRQALMEIRKALNGEADRLETDRDTVRLTGVVTDLERDSAASINALQSGREFLEGIDIIDQAFEDWLRDERARVESQLGIRRPDQARMSVSQTARLPFVIRMGGLPPGLGAFAGRALADAIGRLLAEFAHIDVYGSGGTPIPPDLPREGMALHVEGAEIQDRVHVLVSLSSIANGQIIWNQRAAIPLAEADFIGAGDLPPLVYQAADAALAHFPQLPECQDGPRRANALIANALTEMFSYDGGRLRKADRLLAEAGEIASSARIYAWRVLVRQIMYVERTEPDYPRLTQEIDDYSRKALELSKANPLVLSLVGLARVMIDENPDAGAVLARDALALSPYNAHAHLAQAAALGRMGDQIASLEAARRGAEIAARTAHVHWWEALSGLVAMRSENYTAAIAHYEAAHYRAPGFRAAMRHLLFLYLWAGERDKASRVYKALLRAEPDFTVDRILSEPDYPAVTLRRSGLLERFGGDVDGL; encoded by the coding sequence ATGTTCATACGCCTTGTGGGCGTCTTTGAAGTGCGCGACGACAGCGGGCGGGACTGCACGCCGCGGGGGGCGAAGGCGCGGGCCATTCTGGCCATGCTGTGCCAGACGCCGGACCGCAGGCGGGCCCGCCGCTGGCTGGAAGCGCGGCTATGGTCTGACCGGGGCGCGGAACAGGCCAGCGGCAGCTTGCGCCAGGCCCTGATGGAGATCAGGAAGGCCCTGAACGGTGAGGCTGACCGGCTGGAGACCGACCGCGACACGGTGCGGCTGACCGGTGTCGTCACCGATCTGGAGCGGGACAGCGCAGCCTCGATCAACGCGCTGCAGTCCGGGCGCGAGTTTCTGGAAGGCATCGACATCATCGATCAGGCCTTCGAGGATTGGCTGCGCGATGAACGGGCGCGGGTGGAAAGCCAGCTTGGTATCCGTCGACCGGATCAGGCGCGGATGTCCGTCTCGCAGACGGCGCGGCTGCCCTTCGTCATCCGGATGGGCGGGTTGCCACCGGGGCTTGGTGCCTTTGCCGGGCGGGCCTTGGCCGATGCCATCGGGCGGCTCTTGGCCGAGTTCGCGCATATCGACGTCTACGGGTCTGGCGGGACCCCCATTCCCCCGGACCTGCCGCGCGAAGGCATGGCGCTGCATGTCGAAGGGGCCGAGATTCAGGACCGGGTGCATGTGCTGGTCAGCCTGTCCTCGATCGCCAATGGGCAGATCATCTGGAACCAGCGCGCGGCGATCCCCTTGGCCGAGGCGGATTTCATCGGGGCGGGCGACCTGCCGCCCCTTGTCTATCAGGCGGCGGATGCGGCGCTGGCGCATTTCCCGCAGTTGCCGGAATGTCAGGATGGACCGCGGCGGGCCAATGCGCTGATCGCCAATGCCCTGACCGAGATGTTCAGCTATGACGGCGGGCGACTGCGCAAGGCTGATCGGCTGCTGGCCGAGGCGGGCGAAATTGCCAGCTCTGCCCGGATCTATGCCTGGCGGGTGCTGGTCCGGCAGATCATGTATGTCGAGCGGACCGAGCCGGATTATCCCCGCCTGACCCAAGAGATCGACGATTATTCACGCAAGGCGCTGGAACTGTCGAAGGCCAACCCGCTGGTTCTGTCCCTTGTCGGGCTGGCGCGGGTGATGATCGACGAAAACCCCGATGCGGGCGCGGTGCTGGCGCGGGATGCGCTGGCGCTGTCGCCCTATAACGCCCATGCGCATCTGGCGCAGGCGGCAGCGCTGGGTCGGATGGGGGACCAGATCGCCTCGCTTGAGGCGGCGCGGCGCGGGGCTGAGATTGCCGCCCGCACGGCCCATGTCCATTGGTGGGAGGCGCTGTCGGGTCTGGTGGCGATGCGTAGCGAAAACTACACCGCCGCGATTGCGCATTACGAAGCCGCGCATTACCGCGCGCCGGGGTTCCGGGCGGCGATGCGGCACTTGCTGTTCCTGTATCTTTGGGCGGGCGAGCGGGACAAGGCCAGCCGCGTCTACAAGGCCCTGCTGCGGGCCGAACCGGACTTTACGGTCGATCGCATCCTGTCTGAACCGGATTACCCTGCCGTCACCTTGCGCCGAAGCGGTCTGTTGGAACGCTTCGGCGGCGATGTAGACGGGCTCTGA
- a CDS encoding phosphatase PAP2 family protein yields MGFWDGTVPVLNPDGADDLTRLMRLAAFPRASVLAHEGISLFTVRPGPKPRHVVRTDSDLVSLTPPEAGKIAEQMADVRAAMDLRADRLPEIIAQTDGFLPFFAAQMPFGMNRRPYTVHLIQAMLDTVISVEQRMKHLCSVARPVDLSPQIQPVIETPGHSAYPSGHATEAFATATLLAALKLTGAGTPDAELVEATLAKLSPVTESAPVTDPVILLYRLAARIADNRTVAGVHYPVDSAHGALLGLSTTLAFVAHCLGGGPDLPVPEWAADGNDWSGDFTLRKWCGSLGNGAQPGWRNGTTTLPRAENWQVLPPLWRAAAAEWGRQPPKA; encoded by the coding sequence ATGGGTTTCTGGGATGGCACCGTCCCGGTCCTGAACCCGGATGGCGCTGATGACCTGACCCGCCTGATGCGGCTTGCCGCCTTCCCCCGCGCCTCGGTCCTTGCGCATGAAGGGATCTCGCTCTTTACCGTCCGCCCCGGCCCAAAGCCGCGCCACGTTGTCCGCACCGACAGCGACCTTGTCAGCCTGACCCCGCCCGAGGCCGGCAAGATCGCCGAACAGATGGCCGATGTCCGCGCCGCGATGGACCTGCGCGCCGACCGCCTGCCCGAGATTATCGCCCAGACTGATGGCTTCCTGCCCTTCTTCGCCGCGCAGATGCCCTTTGGCATGAACCGGCGGCCCTACACCGTCCACCTGATTCAGGCGATGCTGGACACCGTGATTTCGGTTGAACAGCGGATGAAGCACCTGTGTTCGGTCGCGCGTCCGGTGGACCTGTCGCCGCAGATCCAGCCGGTGATCGAAACCCCCGGCCATTCCGCCTACCCCTCCGGCCACGCGACCGAGGCGTTTGCCACGGCCACCCTTCTCGCCGCGCTAAAGCTGACCGGCGCAGGCACGCCGGACGCCGAACTGGTCGAAGCGACGCTGGCCAAACTTTCCCCCGTCACCGAAAGCGCCCCAGTGACGGACCCGGTTATCCTGCTGTACCGTCTTGCAGCGCGCATCGCGGACAACCGCACCGTGGCCGGCGTGCACTACCCCGTCGACAGCGCGCATGGTGCCCTGCTGGGCCTGTCCACCACGCTTGCCTTTGTCGCGCACTGCCTTGGTGGCGGGCCTGACCTTCCGGTCCCGGAATGGGCAGCGGATGGCAACGACTGGTCGGGCGATTTCACACTGCGCAAATGGTGTGGATCCCTTGGCAACGGCGCCCAACCGGGCTGGCGCAACGGCACTACCACGCTGCCGCGCGCCGAAAACTGGCAGGTGCTTCCACCGCTCTGGCGTGCCGCTGCTGCGGAATGGGGCCGCCAACCACCGAAGGCCTAG